The stretch of DNA GCTAGGTAGTTATATAAAATATTCTAATCTATATTTACTgaagtttatgtatgtatgtatgtcaaATTTAACCATTAATGAAGTTTATCTATATTCAATGAATTTTTTTCtcaaaaacaaataaaaataattatccattAATTTACATCCTTGGTCCTTGTGGTGCTGCCACTGATGTAGACCATATGCATTTTACTGAAGTGGGAGTAACGCCAGTTCTCCACTCAGTGTAATGTCCCTCTGATATATATGAATCTACTTTACATTGAGGCAACTGATGTACCACACAAGGACAGATAATAGCTCAGTTTTCTTTTTGTTCCACTAATATGCAGTGACATTATGTAAGGTCTCGCCAGATCAATACTCTTTGTCATCTGATCAAGATTCAACTGGTGGAGCTGTGGAATCCATGCCTCTGCACACACCTGCTGGACAATTTTCCAGGTATAAACACAGTCTCAGTGTGCCATCATGTTTCTTATGCCCTGCACCTCCAAGTAGTATTTTCATTACCGACTTCATGTTATCAAATAGTGCCAACAATAGCCAGGGATCAACTTGTCTGTAAGGCCCTGTTTCACACTCTAGACTCACAAGAACACTTTACTGGTATTCTTATATTTATGACCTCTATCACACAGAGATCTGCTTTATACACTGTATTATCTATTATTCTAGATGCGACTGCCTTCTCTTTCTGAGTAACACTGCAATATGTTTTTTTTGTTTATCTGCTGAGATGTGCTTCTCTATGCAGTGTGTTCCCTCATCACAGTTGCTCAGCGTACAGTGTATTTGGGTGATTATCGAAAATCCAAATACATGATTTAAAATTTAGCATTTTCTTTTGCTATAAGATACTGCAGTGAGTATACAGTATGCAGTCCTACCGCCGTTATGGAGAAAATAAGGGGTCCATGAGTTCTCATCTTTGTGCTTTGGTTGCAGACCTGTCCCTTCTGTCTGGTTGCTGTGAGGTGACCCCATTGCTATTGGCGATCATATCTCAATGACTCCATCTGGTGACTGGTGCCCAAGTTGATGACAAACTCATCGGGTTCTGGGGGACAAGGAGCCACCTTCTGTCACCCTGGGATTGGGAGAGCGCGGTGAGGAGGTTGGGTTCGCCCGCTTCATCTCGGTTGCCCACTACTGCTTCCGAACCAGGCCCATCGTCTCCAAGATGCACTACTACCTGCCCCTCTTCGGCTCCTTCCACAACTTCCTCCGGGCGCTCCAGCGCTCGTCCTGCCTACTCTCGTCGGACCTCGGCAAGGTGATCAAGCCCAATGTCGTGTTCCTGCGGGAGTGCGGGTTAAGTGAATGCGGTGTTGTCAAGCCGAGTGTCCCCGTGTCGAGGATGCTGACCAACAACCCGGAGCGCGTCCGTGCGATGGTGGCATGTGTTGAAAGATTTGGCGTGCCGTGTGGCTCTGGGACGTTCAGGCAAGCGCTGCAGGCTGTCGCGTTTCTCAATGAGGACAAGATCGCCGCCAAAGTGGACTACTTGAAGAACACCTTCAGGTGGTTTGCTGCTGAGGTGGTCATTGCTTTGTCTAAGGCTCTGATGCTGCTCAGGATTTCTAAGGACATGCTACAGCGCAAGTCCGAGTTCCTGCTATCTGAGGTGGGGTTGGAGCCCATGTACATTGCTCATTGACTGATAATTACTTGTCTTAGCCTGGAGGGCCGGGTCAGGCCCCGGTACTATGTTCTCAAGTTCCTCAAGGAAAATGGATTGGTAGATCGCGAGCTGAGCTTCCATACTGTAGTCAGTACGCCTGAGAAGTATTTCGTGGACAAGTACATATGCCCTCACAAGAAAGCTGCACCACACCTCGCTGAGGACTATGCAACCGCTTGCAAAGGGGAGATACCAACTAATTTCTTGTTTAGATGAACCAGGAACACGCTATGAAAATTCGAAACGTGTGTATGGCGCAACCAAGTTTTCACTCTGCATAGTAAGCTGGTAACTCCTGCCTCGTTGTTCTATGCCTAACTGGACGCGGGctattttgtggtgtgttttttACATGCCGGTTTGCTCATTGCTGACTTTTGATGTAATTGATAATTTGATTCCTGAACCCTGATATGCTGTTGTTGTCATTCCTTAGAGAAGATATAAGTGTGGTCTGTTTTCATGGCAACGTTTATCTAGCATGTTCCCTTTTGACTTCATTGTATTTTCAGCTGCATCATATTTCAGTTAGTACTAAAAGTTTGCAGTTCAATGTTCAGTGTTTGGATTATTCTTACAAATATTGTGACAGTTAGTACTAAAGTTTGCTTAGATATATATTTCGAATGGATGTCTGTTCTTTTTTAACCTTTTGTTTTCTTCCTCCTTACTTGTTCCTAAATACCATAGTTGACCTTTTTTTAGTTTGGAAATTTTCAAATTTCTACATATGAATTAGTCTTATCATTTGCATCCGCCATTAATTGTCAGAATAAACCAATGGAGGTGCCATGTATAACAAGCAAATCCAATGAAGGTTGAACTAACATTTGTTCTTGGTAACATATGAAGAGGAAAATGATATGAGATTTTCCCACTACAACCTACAGCTTGCACCGAGGGCAAAAGTTTTTCCTTCATATATGTCTACAGTTGAGTGAAATCGTAGATTTAATAATATATTTTGCAACAAAATTCATCACAGTTTGCTGCCTTGAGCCGACACTGAGACCTTCAACCTGTTGTCCATCCTAACATAAAAAGTTGCAAATTGTTTTGTTTAGCAAGGATTAAGATTTAAGAGTTGCTcgactagtactccctctgttccaaattactcgtcgcataaatggatgtatctagaactaaaatacatctagatacatccatacctgcgacaagtaatttggaacggagggagtacttgtcttGCAACCAAACTAGTGTCACAGCATGTCCACGAGTCGGTGTCCTGGGCACTTGTAATCCTTGGTGTTTAGTGATGTATATATTTGTTCTGATTGTGTTTAATGAGCAGCAGGGATAACTAAACGTGCTACTGTTACCATGGCATTATATACAAACATATTTCCTGTTGAAACACATGAATGATCACAATCATATCGATCTGAAAAAGAAGAGAAAAATGAGAAACATTATATATTCAGTAAAAGCAAAATATTAATTCATGAATTAGTAAAGGTTATACCTCAATGGTGAAGTGTACATCAGTGCGGTGACTCCAACTCGCTTGTCAGCCATTGGATGTAGTGCACCTCTGTTCTGTTGCTTCTGCAGAGCGTCAGCAGATCTAGGCTGCTGTTGCTATTTTTTGTTCTGCTCGGTGACTTGAACTGAGGTGAGTTAACTTGCTTTTCCTGAATGTCATGACCAAAACATGATAAAAGGGAGGAAAGTGAAACACTAGGAGGGATGTACATGCTTGTGTTGATCAGTGCTTTATATTTATGTGGGGACAAATGCATTGGATATTTTGTTCAAATAAGATGGATATATCTAAGCATATTGCCACTAGGAAAAAGTCAGTCTGCTCTTCAGATTCATAAACTTCCGTAAACGGGTTTTACTTGATCAAAATTGGAGGTTAAGATAGCTTGATTTTTTTCACTGGGATTAGACTTTTGTGTTTACTCAAAAATTCCAGCTAACTATCTCTGAAATAAAAGAAAAACGGACATAATTAGTCTGATGTAAATTCTCTGCTGGACATGTGCACAGAACTTATTCACCATACTATTTCTGAGGAGTATCTCTATACTATTTAACCGTCACAACCACAAATGCCAATCTTTCAAGACTCCTCACAGGAAGAAAATTTGGTATAGCAAATCAGGAATATTTATGCATGGAAGGTCACTGCATGCAGATAGAAAGCATTCCTTACTCTATTTACACATATATTATATTCCTTCTGCATGGTTGGCATATATGGTTTATGGGGTCAGTTCTGCCTGGTCGAGCATGTTACTGTATCAGGGGAAGACTGCATTCTgagatcttttttttttttgcagggacTGCATTCTGAGATCAATCGACATGTTAATCTGGAACAAAAGAAAATGGCACAAAGCTTCTCAAAATGAATATGCTCGACAGCTAGGTAGTTATATAAAATATTCTTATCTATATTTACTGAAGTTTATGTAAAGAATCTGATGTGACATGCAAGCACACCATGATAATAAATTTAAGCAGCAACAAGACTATTTCTTCAGACTCACGCGACACAACTCTTACATGATAATAACATGATCTAACACAAGTGAGGAACAGCTCCCGTACCCAAAGATGGCGATTGGTGAATGCTTCTTGCCAATGCACGTAACTTACAATTTATATATCCATATAAGTGTACATAAACATAGAGAAATGAATCATTAGAAAAAACGTTGCACCTCCACAAAATTGGTGGCTTCGTGATCCCAAATTACAAGTGTAGTAGTACTACAAAGAAAAATTACCTAGTGTAGTATAAACATAATAGAGGAAAAACTCACATGTCTCAATACTCAATAGCATCAACAGCAAACTTTCTGTTTGCCATCCTAAAAAGATGATGGTTGCATCTGTCATGTTCCTTGACTCTAAACCATGGGTGCACTCCCTCTAATTTATCGCTTTTTTTGCGAAAAGTAGCCTCTAATTTATCTCAAGAAGCTAATCTGAATCTAATAGCATTCTGAATTTCTGAACACTAGTTGGCAAGCTGTTCCTGGCTTCTTGCCGTATGGTTGACAAGTCCACTCATGAAAAAACTTGGAATGTTCCGTCAGAAAATAACAAGGCTCACCAACTTCAGTCTTACTGAAATGGCAGCAAAAGTAAATAGGTTAAGAAAACTTACGCAGCACCAAAAGAGGAAAAAAATAATAACAACACATAAACAACTGCAAAGTTCATGAGTTTGCCGACAGAATTTCAAACTTCAAATAGAGTAGCATTCTATATTTAAAATTAGAGGTTTCTATCTGTCGAGCTGGAACATAATTAAATTATAACAGTAGATAAAATGGCAGGAAATTAAAATTAGATAAACTATCACAGTAGAAATTTGCTGACATAAACAAACGGCAGCAAGAAGAGTCTGAAGCGACATTAGCAGACAGGAACATCGATTCAAACAGCAACATCACTATTTCTTCAGAACCACAAGCAGCACAATTCTTACAGAGATTGTAACATCGTACTGTTGCCAACTACGTACGCGACGCCTGCCGCCATCAACTCATGAAACGACGACGAAGCCTAGGATGAGGTGAACTTGGTGACGGCCTTGGTGCCCTCGGAGACGGCGTGCTTGGCGAGCTCGCCGGGGAGGACGAGGCGGACGGAGGTCTGGATCTCCCGGGACGTGATGGTGGGCTTCTTGTTGTAGCGGGCGAGCTTGGCGGACTCCCCGGCCAGCTTCTCAAAGATGTcgttgatgaaggagttcatgatgGACATGGCCTTGGAGGAGATGCCGATGTCCGGGTGCACCTGCTTGAGCACCTTGAAGATGTAGATCTTGTACGTCTCCACGCCCTTCTTGGCCTTGCTGCCCTTCTTCCTGCCCCTCGTCTtcccctcgccgccggcctccttgGACGCCGGCGCCCGCTTCTCCGCCTTGGGCTTCTTCCCCGCGGTGGTCTTCTCTGCCGTGGCCACCGGCTTCTTCTCTGCTGCCTTGGGTGCCATGGGTGCTGCTGGTTGGAGCGTGTGGGGAGGTTGAGTTTGGGGTGGGATGTGATGAGGGGGGCTGCTGATGCTGAGATGTGTAGAGACGGAGGGGGCGGCGAGGTTATGTAGGAtgtgaggagggaggtgggctgcggTTGGCGGGGAGACTGGTGCCGCGGATCGATGGTGTGGAGTGGTTCCAGCCGCTCGATGATGCTTGGGACGGACGGACCCGATGTGCTTGGGCGCGGATCCATGACGTGGCGAGAACGTGCGCGGGCTGGAGCGGCGCGGATCGATGGCCTGTGCACTCCCGCGCACTCGTCGTCGAGCGTACGCTACACATACCGCACGTTGCAGAGCATGAAAAGAGAAtgaaaaaaaaaagtaaaaacCATTGATTAGAACCCCGGAAAAAAGAACATTGATTCATTAGAAACGGGTATTAAAAGAACACCCATAGAAGCAATGCACCGCATAAGCATGAAAGAAAGAACGCTCGGTTTATTGAGGAAATCCAGCTCGAGCGCCTTCGCTGCTACCAAGCTGCACGCCGAAAACCGTTGGATTTGTCCGGGCTTGTCACAAGATTGTACGCTAAACCACAGCGACATCAGAGAGGAATCATATGTCCGTTAAATCAAAAATATGTCGCTTCGATCCCACGAGGTCGGGTGGCATGGTTCGCCCGACGCACCTTGCATGTGAAGGATGCTCCTACTACACACCACCGATGAATCATCCTCGTCGACCACACGTTCGCCACACGGGTGAAACCACACTAGTCGTCGCCGTCCAACTCCGCAGGGCACGAGTCCCTCTGACCAGCACCTCCAAAATGATTCCCTCAAGAGGGAATGCGCGCAACGCCAAACAAAGTTAACAATGCCAGCCATCGTCCATTTCGGTAAACCAGATCTAGGTTTTCCTCCGAAGCTTATCGGGAGGGAAAGTGGGGACTACCAATTTGACGCCTCCAACAAGGACTCGATCAGGCCCCCTAACAAGCCATCTGCGTGTCGCACCACTCGCTTATGATCCAACATCCAACTCATCCATCATGCCGCAAAGTGCACGGGTGCGAGCAAGACACCACTAGGAGGGTGCACCACGTGGATCTAGGTCGCAAATACTTTTTGATCACGCCCTACTGCACGGGCTTACCCTAACTCATTGTGCCCCATGCGGATATGGACCACCGCGCACCTTCTCGTCGCGCCCAGTCTCGCATGCATGCGCTCGCTTGGCACACACGGAACTGGACCACGCCACACGCGTCGTGCCTCTGCCTGGATCTGGAGCAGCCATCCACCTCTATGCTACCTCAGAGCTTATCTCCTACATTATGACTTAGGTGGCTTGTTCTTTGGGTTCTGGTAATCCTTCTTCTTATGGGATGTGTACTCCTCGTTGTAGCTTGATTAGTAATAGTAAGTTGGTCCCTCTTATGATATTGTAGTATCAGTGTTGATGTGGTGTTGTTCTACGACTGATGTGGTCCTTTTATGGTGTCGGAGATGATTCCAATAGATCCCTATGTGAGTCTTCTTTTGGCCTGCAAACCATAGTCATTATAGCTTTGCTCCAGTTTGCCAATTTATAGCTGAATATGAGCCATCTACTTGCTAGAAGTGGTCACATATGGAGTAATTTTTAGTGGCAGGGTGAAGTAATGGTACTCGCATTTATATTACTGAACGTACAGTACATACTTTGTGTTATTTTGCATGCTCTCTATGTGTTCTCGATATGGCGGGGGATGCTTGGTGATGAGTCCTTAAATGCTATGAGTAATAATTGAGAATACATGGACCAAGGGTTGTGTTTGTATGGACCAAGGGTTTTACCTAAAATTTACTTGAATATTTAACTGAGAAGCGACGATACTGAATCTCGAGATAGGATACACGAGCTTGCAAGGGTTGTGTTTGAGTGTGTGGAGCAAACTTCTAGCCAACATACCTGAGTAAATGATGTTTATGGTTCCATGTTTTAATGTATAAGACTTGATATGTTTCATCTTCCAGCAATTCTAAAACGGGCCTTCTGCAACTCGATACAAGCTGCTGACAGTAGTTAGTTTTGAGGAGTTTTGAGAATATTATTGATTGTTGTATGATTATTATTCTCGTTATGGCACATATTTTTTTATTGAATTACTACAAGCTGCTCTATAATTTTTCTGCTCCCAAGGTGTGCAATTCACCAACAAGACAGAGACCATGCAACCTGGAACAAGAAGTAAGAGCATATCCAACTTTGCTGAACAGGTGACTAGcgcctccttctctcttcccctcccTCTCGGCATGATGCACCTCCATCTTATTGGAAGTAAACTTTGATTTAGTGAGAGAACAATTAATGATGTACCTCCATCTGCATTAAGGCCGAAGACTATTTGTGATTAGCGGCAAGCATTCAGTTGTAGCGGTGAGTCTTGTATGTATGTTTATATATGACAGGTGTTTGGGCATGAGTCAATTAGTTGTAGTAGCACTTAGCGCTAAGCGTGACATGGCTATTGTCATCATAGTGTATTTGTTGTCGCTATTTACAGAAGAACTACAGTACAAAGAGGACATGGTTGCTATTCTAAAGGTAATTGTTGTACTTGACATTGTAATATGATTTGTACGCCCATTTCAAGAAAAATAGAATTGTATATAGACATGGTCAAGTGTAATTCTTAATTAATTTTTTCAAGGAGTATAAATGTGGGCTTTCCTATATTTATGCATGATTACATCATATTGTAACTCCATTCCTTAAATCCATGATCTATGCTCTGCTCCGTTGAATATATGATTTGGAATCAGATAATTTTTACTCATATGATGTAATTTATGTAAAACAAATCTGTGCAGATAAAGTCAGGAACCGTGTTGCCCTTGTAATGTTAAGTTCTTCTGTCAATTTTCTCTTCAACAGAAAGATGGACGTGATGCACAATGTCATGTACTTCTGACATAACCCATGTGTCATGATGGTACGCTTCCTTTTTGTTGTCTTTTCTGCAATGATCTCACTATTTGAGATTTTAGCCGATAGGGAATAGATTGGGATTCTCTGGTCTTGCCTGGAGATGTTCTATTATCTGCAGTAATTATTTTCTAGTCCGTGTAGATTAATCTGATTATGAGCCATCAAGGACCTTCTAGGCTTTAATATATGTTCAATTATGCATTTAGCCGTTGTGCATTTTAATTAACAGGGAAAAAATTATGGTGTACTACACACTTGAAAGTATGTGGAAATAATTTGATCTGATGAAACGAACCATCCATCGGCTAGGTGAATCGGGTAACGATTTATGGCAATTGACCTAGCACAAATATTTCGTAGTAATTTTAGTAATTTCACTGTTTTTTCAATTGCACTCCACTGAAACTTTGGTGTGAGTTCTTTTTATTGGGGTATTTTACATTTTAAGTGACAGTCCTCAAACAAATATCATTTGTTTACTTCTCATTATTATACAAATAATTACAAAGGTTAACTTTTGGCAATTGGACCGGTACTTAATTCAGAAACAAGGAGTTGCCCTGGAACAATAAATGTGTAATTATTTTTTCCATTTTATCGATTCTTTTGATTTGAAAATATTTGTTTTTCCAGCATAGACATGTTCTGAAAATTTATTGGCATGGGCCTGCCAATGGACACAACAACGTGACTTGAGGTATCTGTAAGGGCCAGGGAGAACATGGATATAAGAACACGTTGCATAGCTTCTGCTCTTATTTTCCTCATGTTGAATAAGCCAATTGAAACGGTAACTCATGTTCTTGCATTTCGGTACTAATAAAGAAGCAGATAATGAAGTATGGGCTTCTTTTATACCAGCAAGATCTGTTCTTTACTAAAAGCCTATCCTGTAGCCTACAACACTCAATGTAGACGCTTGAGTGTACTTGCATACTATAACGACATATCACACTCACTCACCACTGTGCGGCAGGATCGGTGATATAGTTGGTTCATTTTAATCCAGCATTTACAAGGTAACATGTGCACtaccatacttatatattgctctgACCAGCTGGTGATTAAAGACATGAAGCAAGGTCCAGAGATGTGCAGTATGTTGCAACTGCTATATTTAACATGTATGCTTAAGTATCATTTTCGCACAAATTTATGTTTATGTTTGCTAAGTTGCCCTTCGTGCTATGTTTTTTAAGCAAGTTCAGAAGGGGTTCGCTAAGCGGCATGCTAAATTATGATGATCAAGCTCATCGCCTCAGGATTCAAGTGGTAACATGAATGGGTCGCTAGGAGGATAGAAGGCATGCAGAGAtatgtttctcccgttgcaacgcacggcatATTTATCAGTATTACTAAAAACTTTTTTAGTATCTACCTTCCTTACATATACATGATTTACTACATTTATGTATATCTTGCCTTTCAGCTCATGGTCAAATTCACTTGATCAATTTTCAGTATCCAATCCGATGAATGGCTTCGAGTTTGGCTGCAAATGAGTCTGAGCATTTGTAAATAGCATCCCTTCTACTCAAAGTTGTCCCAGTGAGCTGACAATTGTGAGAAGGTAAGCTGTACATGTATGCATTTTGATTTTGGGGGCTCACAATACACTGGTTTATCTATGCATAAGTAAAGATTTGCTCGCACTTCTATATCATGATTAGGCTGTCACAGTATTTGATTACCAAGTATGTTTGGTTCTTTGCCAATTTTGTAATTTTTGTATGGGATGTATCATTTTGTTGACCATTCTATGACTTCCGAATTAGAAAATGGATGTTTCCTGCAAAAATTCTTTTGTTCCTTGAGAAATTCTCTCATGCCATATTCATTTGTGAAATAGGGCTAATAGTTTGTGTGATTTCAGGTCGGAAAGGGGCTCTTTAATTAAGGATTAGAAGGGCAGAGATGCGAAAGCAGTGAGCCTTCCTTCTACTGGTTAGTGTTACAACTGAACTGGGTCAGGATCTTATTCGAAGTATCTTAGACCTTCTTGTAAATAGACAGTCAAAGCTTTCTTATTCAAAATCTTTGCATTTAAGTTTGAAATATTTATGTTGCATCACCTCACACTATCCATTTTTGTATAACATTACCCTTTGATTAAGTTATTTGGGTTCATTACTGAACTTTGTACTGCTTCTTGTTCATTTGTATCAAAAGTATCTTAGACCTTCCTGTAAATAGGCAGTCAAAGCTTTCTTATTGAAAATCTTTGCATTTAAGTTTGAAATATTTATGTTGCATCAGCTCACACTATTCTTTTTTTGTATAACATTACCCTTTGATTCAGTTATTTGGGTTCATTACTGAACTTTGTACTGCTTCTTGTTCATTTGTATAGCTTAATTATGACGAAGTACAGATTCTATTCAGCACTCGTGTTTACCAATGGTTATGGGTTAAAGTCAGCAAAGATAGAATATTCACATGTTTGGGAATCACTTTTGTTGTATATAAGTGCCATCAAGGATCAACCTACACCCATGGACGTGCGTAAGCTAGATAAGTCTGCACATGAACGCCTTTGCTCCAGCCATCTCAGTGTGGTTCCTTCTAATTGCTGGCACATCGGGATGCACAGCCTAATTGTTCATGACATTGGTGTTTTGCAAGATTTTAATCCAATATATATAATGCTCTCTTTACTTCAGAAATATCTAGAACATCTTTAGATATAATACTATTACAGGTCCAACGTTTGTTAAATTATGTAATGGTCATTTTGGTTGCTTGATGTGTATATTTCTATACCCAGAGGTGGTGGTAGGTTCAAAACGGTCTCTTATCTGCACTGTCAACACATTAACAACTAACATGCATGTTTGATCGATGTGCTACTAATAGATCCTAATGCTATAGCATACCTCCATATTGATATACCTGAGTGATACCGAATACCAAACATGACAACTGAATGTATGGAGGTAAGATAAGTGTGCCCAAGCCCGCCCAAGTGGCGCCACCAGGTGGCGCCCCAGTCTCTAGTTGGTATGAGGGCCGGCTGCAACTAGAAGCCCCAGTATACACATACCGGAGGCCCAATGGCAAGAGAGAGAATGATGCTAATAAAAAAAACTCGTTCCTCCATAAAAAAAAATATGTATACCCATTATGCATTTAACCT from Triticum dicoccoides isolate Atlit2015 ecotype Zavitan chromosome 6A, WEW_v2.0, whole genome shotgun sequence encodes:
- the LOC119319463 gene encoding histone H2B.2-like, translating into MAPKAAEKKPVATAEKTTAGKKPKAEKRAPASKEAGGEGKTRGRKKGSKAKKGVETYKIYIFKVLKQVHPDIGISSKAMSIMNSFINDIFEKLAGESAKLARYNKKPTITSREIQTSVRLVLPGELAKHAVSEGTKAVTKFTSS